aaaaaaaatctttttaatgtttatttttgagagagagagagagagacagagcatgagcaggggaggggcagagagagggagacacagaatccaaagcaggctctgaattgtcagcatagagcccaacgtggggctcaaactcaagctgaagattatgacctgagccgaagttggatgcttaactgactgagtcacccaggtgcccctaaatacattaaaaaaaaaatgttaaaaggagcagataaaattaattttgatattttatttaactcaatatatgatataaaagtatcatttgaggggcgcctgggtggttcagtcggttgagcgtccgacttcagctcaggtcacgatctcacggttcgtgagttcgagccccgagtcaggctctgggctgatggctcagagcctggagcctgcttctgattctgtgtctccctctctctctgcccctcccccattcatgctctgtctctctctgtctcaaaaataaacattaaaaaaaattaaaaaaaagtatcatttgaATATATGATACAAAATTATTGAGATGTTTTACATTCCTGTTTTCATCAAGGTTTTAATATCTGACATGCACTTCACACTTGGAGTACACCTGCACTTGAACTTGCCCCATCTCAAGTGTCCAACAGCCACAAGTGCCTCCTGGTATTATATTAGACAGCACAGGCCTAGGGAGGCCTTTCTGGAGTTTATTCCAGTCTCAGAAAAGGCCCTGAGCTGggatgcctggctagctcagtcagcgGATCAAGTcagactctggatctcagggttatgaatttgagccccacattgggtatagagattacttctttttttttttttaattaaaaaaaatttttaatttatttttgagagagacagagacagactgcaagtggCTTAGgggtagatagagagggagacacagaatccaaagcaggctccaggctctgagctatcagtacaaagcccgacacgaggctcgaactcacaaaccgtgagatcatgacctgagctgaagtcagacgctcaaccgactgagccacccaggcaccccagagattactttaaaaaaaatcttcaaataggATAGGGCAACAGGCCTCACAGTGGGTCCTCTGAGCCAGCAGCATCAGAATCAGatgctggggggcacctgggtggctcagtcagttaagcatccaacttgggcttgggtcatgatctcacaattccataaggggctctctgctctcagagcagagcccacttcagatcctcagccccctccctttctctgcccctcccctgcttcttgTGCTGTGCACACgaatgctctctttctctctcgctcgctcaaaaacaaataaacattaaaaaaaaaatcagctgctGGAGTgggtcagaaatgcaaattcttgggccctgCTCAGACCACTGAGTCAGAAACCccaggggtggggcccagcagtcTGTGCTTTAACAAGTCTCCTGGGATGCTGAGGGAACCACAAGGTTGAGAAGCAGTAAATGAGGCCACCCTGCCCTCCAGTCCCCTCAGTGAGCCTCTGTCCAGCATGGGCATAAAATGGGAGCACAAATCTACAGGTACCACTGCCACCCACAGAGTTTCTGTGGTCTTTAAGGACACATTTGTTTGCCTGGCAGTGGCTCCTAACCTCAAACTGACCACTTCATCTGGGGCCTGTTCTGTGCTCTCGGACATTCTGGCTGATCCAGACTTATCAACGCATTGTACAGTAGTGCTGCGTCACATGGGCTGTCGAAAGGAAGTTTTCCAGAGTAAGTGTGATGTGGGATTCTCCTTCTTCGGGGCCAACTTTAGACCCTAACCACCCCTCTCCCCTATGATAAGACCTCACTGTACATTCATGGTAAAAGAATAGACCAATAAGAGGCTAATgctgaagccaaaggaaagaATGGCTAACGGTTAATACGGATTTTGCTGGGGGAGCTAAATGAAGGCGATGAGGGACTTCTCGGAGGCCACTGGGAGGGCCTGAgcccctgccacctcccccagAGCCAGGCAGAGCCTACCTAGATAAGTCAAGCGCTGCTGAAGGCTAGACGACAGCTGTACAAAATCTTCTTTCAGGGAGTTGTGTCTAATGGGCATCTGGGCTATGTGGCCCATGGAGTACCTGACAGCCTCCTTCTTGTCCTCGGTGGTCACGGCATTCTGGGCAGCCAGCATGGCCTGGGACAAGGCCCTACCGGGGGAGATGCTGGCAGCAGAGTATGGGGGATAGAAGTCTTCGCTGTACCCCTGCAAGTCTTCTGCCTTGGTGTCCTCAGCCAAGGACACAGAGGCCAAGGCCCCACGGGAAGATCCCGCGCCCAGGATGTCTGCGAAAACCCCTAGGGGCCCAGATGCAGCCACGGATGTTGCTATGGTGGCCAACTTGGTGGCCGGGGCATTTTTGATGGCCTTGGTGGCGGCCTCAGCTTGCCGGGCTGCCAATGTGGCGGCCTTTGCGtaggaggcggcggcggcagccGCAATGGTGGCGGTGGTCTTCAACCGCTGAAGGGCAGATGGGGGAGCCTTGGGGGGTGCTGCTTTGGGGTCCTCAGGCCTGGGGGTCCTGGCCTGAGGAGCTGGCATGTCGTGGGATAAATATTCTTCTTGATTTTCTGAGACAGCCGGCAGCAGATGTACCTGTGCGTGGCTGGACTGTGACCACAGTGGACAGGGCCAAGCGGAGCCAAACTCCGTGGCTGGTGGGAGGGCCCTGAATCCCTGGGACTGTGCAGGCAGGAGGTCTGATGGGTCTGGGCCAAGCTGCAAGGAGCCCGAGACCCCGGAAGGCCAACTGCTAGCTCTGGACCAGCTTCTGGGAAGACGCCAGCCTGCTGGTGTTGTGGGCTGAAACCCTGGGGCAGGTGCAGGCCCAGAGACAGCCTCAGGGGCAAGGGCGGCCCCAGGTCTGAGGGCAGGCCCAGGTGCTAGTAGGAATCCAGGTGTCAGACTAGGCCCCACCACAGGCCCTGGTGCAGGAGTGGGCTTAGGCTGTGGCCTCCACGtgggcccaggcccaggctcgGGCACAGACCCAGTCTcgggcccaggcccaggctcgGGCACAGACCCAGGCTCGGGCCCAGGCTCAGGCTCAGGCGCAGACCCAGGGTCGGGCCCAGGCTCAGGCTTGGGCGCAGACTCAGGTTTGGGCCCAGGCTCAGGCTCGGGCGCAGACCCAGGCTTGGGCACTTGAGACTGCCCTGGCCCCTGGGCCCCGGTGAGTAGAACATCTTGGGCAGATTCCTCCTCCTGTAGCTCCTCCAGGATTTCATAATGCCAGGCAGACTCCGGTAACCTGGGGTGCTCGGTGACCCCTGAGACCGGGACACGACGAACAGCTTCAGGGTACTCCGTGGTCTGGGGATGATCTGTCTTTGGGGGCTGATCCACAATCTGCAACAGCTCTGAATCATCAAACCGTAGTGAACTGGTTCCTTGTGTTAAAGTTCCCTGTGGACAGGGGTGAGGCTGGCCAGGGCTGCTCCAGGCCAGCTCAGCGGTCCCCCTGCCCGCTCCTGCACCCTCAGCTGCTGCCCCTCCGTTTCCCCCTTCACTCACGGGGCTGAACATGGCTTCATGGAGGCTGCTCCAGAGCACCATGTCCTCAGCTTTGGGGATGGTGAGGATCTTGCTCTGGAGAGAAACCTGGGGGACAGGGTTGGGAATGATGGGCGAGGCCCTCAGGTGGCTCCTTGGTCCATACTTGCCTTTCCTGATTGTGTTCTCCTCcttacccctcccccctccccagccacctgGGCCTGGAGGTCAGGGGACTCAGGAGGGAGGACAGCACCGAGGCCCTCACCACTTTCCGCTGCAGCACACTTATCTTCTGGGTCTGTCCTCTCAGATCCTCCAAGAAAGTATCCATTCTTTCTGGGTGCATCTGTCAAATGAGCCAAGTTTGTGGTCCTGCAGGTTCTGGTCCTGGCCCTGCTTCTCCCACAGCTCAAAGACAAGGACTTAGCTCTAGGTGACAGAATTGGAGAAGGAAGAACAGATCCCAAAGCAAGTGCTTCCCGGGGAGTGGGAAACGGGTAGAAGAGGGTTCCCTGggaaaataagtttggaaaatgcTGGGCTTAAAAGGATTCGATGGGTTTCTGTACTGcagaacttctcagagcctttaatggGCAAAAGTACATTAAGAATCTCCAAGAGGTAGGCTGaggagacatttatttttctccatagattGGTCAAAGAAACCTTTTTAGCGCTTCGTGATGCCCTTTCTTCTCAGATGGGAGCTACTCAGACTGAGTTTTCACAGGTGCCATAACAATCAAATGTGTACAGTGACCTGTGAGTTGGGAATAATACACTAAACCATGCTATCTGGGGGCAAGTTGTAAAACCTCAGTCACAATACCAGCCTGCAGGAGTGGAGACCTGGCCTCTGAGCCCAGCTCTGACTCACCAGCTGTGACCTCATGCTTCACGGATGCTGTGTCCTTCCACATCATGGTAAGGAGTTAGTATACACCTGGATTGATGTCGTTGTGACTCCAAGGGGAGGGAGATAGACTGTATGCCTATGCTAGGTTTATTCCACGTTGCAGCGTGGACAGAGCTTTATAGAATAGGAAAAGCTGTAATCTTTCTGCTAAGTTGGTGGAATATAAGCCTGGAGTTACCAAGACTTAGGGAGTACCTGTCTGAGAATGAAGCCAGTCCAGAGGAGAGCATCAGTGACAGATGTTGATGTGGCATGAGCACCTAGATCTGGTTGTACCTGAAGGCAACTCTGGACATTTTAGTAAATGAGACACTACATTCTCTTATTTTGCCTAAGCCAGGATGAACTAGGTTTCTGTAACTTACAAATGGTCTCCTAACACAGCAGAGCGAGGAGCATGGTGGGAGCCACGGACAGTTTAGTGGCACGGGCTAGGTGGGAGCCATGAAGAGTTTAGTGGGATGGGCTAAGTGGCTGGTCAATGTCAaaccccttctcctgctctcagGGCTGTGTTATTTGACTAAGAACAGGCTCCCTAGATTTACCTTGTCCCCCCCCAACCATCTGAGGTCCAAGCAGCATGGCCAGACAGCATGGAGGATGCTAGAGAGGGTCTACCTTTTCAAGTATGGCCTTCAGTTTGTCCATATCCTTTCTGAGAGTTTCAGTGGAGACTTTGAGTGCATAAATGTCAGTGAGCAAATCCTGCAGAATCTTCATGGactgaaggggaagaagaggggaaaatgtgAAGTTGGGTGTGGCTGGGGGGAAAGGTATGTAAAGTGCAGAAGCTCTTTGGTGATGCCCATGGTCTAAGAAGTCCTCTTGGCTCTACCAAGGCCCAGGCTGGAACATACTCAGAGGCTAGCATATGACACCAAAGTCAACAGTGCTGAGCTCCCAGGTGGTCCGGGTGGGAAGGAGGCAACTCTATATTTCAATGTATTCAATAACCAGGAGTCCCTCATTAGGAAGCATCTCATGCCCTTTGGTGGGACATCAGCAAGGGAGTTATGATtggatatacattttaaaagggtcCCTCTGGCTGCATGTGTAGATTGGCTCCCAGAGGTAAGGGAGAAAGCCAGAGGACCAGTGAGGAAACTTCCAGGCAAGAGCTGATGGGAACAGTGAGTGCTGGGATCATAGCTCAGCTCCATCACTCATTGGGGCTGTTATTGCATCCTTCCAGGTTTTAGGATCCTCAatcataaaatgaatataaaaaatgtgATGATGAAACAAAAATGTGATGATGTATTTCAAGAGCCCAGTGCATAGTTAGGCATTCAgctaacaaaaataacaaacagcaaaatggcagaaatccttcttatcagtaattacattaaatgtaaatggattaaactcccATTTAAAAGGCagatatcaggggcacctggttggctcagtcagttgagggtccaactttggctcaggtcatgatctcacgtttgtgggttcaaggcctgcatcggtctctgtgctgacagctcagagcctggagtctgctttggattctgtgtctccctctctctctgcccctttcctgttcgcactctgtctctcaaaaaaacaaaataaaacataaaaaaaaattaaaggcagacattaggggcatctgggtggcttagttgcttaagtgctgactcttggtatcagctcagcaTCTCATGGTAGTGGgatgagccccatgttaggctctgcactaacagagagaaacctgcttgggattctctctctcaaaataaatgaataaacttgaaaaaacaaataggggcacttgggcaGTTCAATTGGTTGAACTGATTGGTTGAAGTGATTGGTTGAacactcttgatttctactcaggtcatgatctcatgctttgtgaattcaagcctgcatcaggatctgtgctgacagtgtggagcctgcttggaattctctctctccttctctctctctgcctctcccctgctcaccacctctctctctccctctctctctccctccctctctctctctctctcaaaaagaaataaataaacattaaaaaagaatagttgaGCTTTCAATACCCCattttcaataatgaataaaactaaaGAGGATCAGCAAGGAATTAGATTTGCacaacactataaaccaactagacATAACAGACATCTTTAGGGCACTCCAGTCAACaatggcagaatacacattcttcccaagCATACACAGAACATTCTATAGGAGAGACCATATGCTAGTCCATAACACAAGTgtcaacacattttttaaaggactGAAATCATGCAAAATGTGTACTCTGACTGCAATGGATTCAAATACATCAATAATAGAAGAAAGTATTAGCAATTTGCCAGTAAATGGAAACCAAACAACACTCTTCTGAATAagcaatgggtcaaagaagagaTCACCAGTGAAATCAAAATCCAGTTTGagatgaattaaaacaaacagaacacactagaacttatgggatgcagctgAAACTAGCCTTCAGACACTGGAAAAAAGCAACGCAAAAAAACCTGAAGCAAGTAGAAAAAGTGAAGCAATAAAGAGTAAAGTGGGAACTAattagagaatagaaaaataagagaggaaatcaataaaactaaaaactggttctttgaaaacatcaacaaagTTAGCAGATCTTAAGCgagactgaccaagaaaaaaggagaagaaatcagAAATGCAGGAGGGAACATTaccctacagaaataaaaagagaggcacctgggtggctcagtcagttaagcatctgactcttgatttcagctcaggttgtggtctcgtggttcttgagtttgagccccatgtcaggctctgcacagacagtgcagaatcccactgcttgggattctctcgcattcctctctctctacccctcctttgctcatgctttctctttctctctcaaaataaataaataaacttaaaagaaataaaaagaattatgaaggACTACTGTGAACAACTGTAGGCCTACAAGTtagtttcctgggtggctcagttgactttggctcaggtcgtgatctcatggttcatgagtccaagtcccacatcaggtgagctcaagccctactTCAAGGGgaacatgagccctgcttcaggtgagtcccatttctttctttctctctc
This sequence is a window from Prionailurus viverrinus isolate Anna chromosome E3, UM_Priviv_1.0, whole genome shotgun sequence. Protein-coding genes within it:
- the CE3H16orf96 gene encoding uncharacterized protein C16orf96 homolog isoform X3; amino-acid sequence: MSFSLTFSELVNIAIPQCGVVNFKALHLLLQGILEHIHLAELKKVLSGDEEFLQTPLAAFMPREADAQPILHPMKRLSNVFDHVVSRIDKMESQLAMLQDLPSTSQLLDSSRGKGQPAQDLWHLIKLRKMVESNEEAIAKSMKILQDLLTDIYALKVSTETLRKDMDKLKAILEKMHPERMDTFLEDLRGQTQKISVLQRKVVSLQSKILTIPKAEDMVLWSSLHEAMFSPGTLTQGTSSLRFDDSELLQIVDQPPKTDHPQTTEYPEAVRRVPVSGVTEHPRLPESAWHYEILEELQEEESAQDVLLTGAQGPGQSQVPKPGSAPEPEPGPKPESAPKPEPGPDPGSAPEPEPGPEPGSVPEPGPGPETGSVPEPGPGPTWRPQPKPTPAPGPVVGPSLTPGFLLAPGPALRPGAALAPEAVSGPAPAPGFQPTTPAGWRLPRSWSRASSWPSGVSGSLQLGPDPSDLLPAQSQGFRALPPATEFGSAWPCPLWSQSSHAQVHLLPAVSENQEEYLSHDMPAPQARTPRPEDPKAAPPKAPPSALQRLKTTATIAAAAAASYAKAATLAARQAEAATKAIKNAPATKLATIATSVAASGPLGVFADILGAGSSRGALASVSLAEDTKAEDLQGYSEDFYPPYSAASISPGRALSQAMLAAQNAVTTEDKKEAVRYSMGHIAQMPIRHNSLKEDFVQLSSSLQQRLTYLANLGASSKLGTTVDVLQEKIGNLQRSRMKEEELERIWGHQIEIIKDHHLVLDRAVEKLQTRLGDLKIVHAQIKNLEMHKVDKSVMEQELKEKADRSTLAGKASRADLETVAMELNEMIQNMLFRVVTHENDWKKTAEKLSKDLSTKLAHSDLDDLKKDVDEVWKIVRKLLIEGLRFDPDSAAGFRKKLFERVKCISCDRPVEMMTGPQLITIRKAHLLSRLRPASANSYEYLQRQRMREHQQLQQLQDLEDQDRSLDALGPQQDWGDGPGNDANLKFKSYDLSTFYPYGDPEVLDYDTL